In the Chromatiaceae bacterium genome, one interval contains:
- the mobB gene encoding molybdopterin-guanine dinucleotide biosynthesis protein B: MTDAAVAVLGVVAYSGTGKTTLLQGVLPLLTKRGIRCAVVKHSHHDFEIDIPGKDSHRLRTAGAQQVLLASPHRRFWVEEGDGVSEPRLDELIARLDLPHLDLVLVEGFREARLAKIEVCRPALGNPMLCRHDPDVIAVAADAEIQPALAIPVLPLNRPEDVTAFIADWMSRQSAAST, encoded by the coding sequence ATCACAGATGCGGCCGTTGCAGTGCTGGGCGTTGTCGCCTATTCGGGGACCGGCAAGACGACCCTCCTGCAGGGGGTGCTTCCGCTGTTGACCAAACGCGGCATCCGCTGTGCAGTGGTCAAACACTCGCACCATGACTTCGAGATCGATATCCCCGGGAAGGACTCGCACCGGCTGCGCACCGCGGGTGCCCAACAGGTGCTGTTGGCCTCACCCCATCGCCGCTTCTGGGTCGAGGAGGGCGACGGCGTGAGTGAGCCACGGCTGGACGAGCTGATCGCCCGCTTGGATCTTCCCCACCTCGACCTGGTACTCGTCGAAGGGTTTCGCGAGGCGCGCCTGGCGAAGATCGAGGTCTGTCGACCGGCGCTCGGCAATCCGATGTTGTGCCGGCACGACCCGGATGTCATCGCGGTTGCGGCCGACGCCGAAATACAGCCCGCGCTGGCGATCCCGGTGTTGCCGCTGAACCGGCCGGAAGACGTCACGGCCTTCATTGCGGACTGGATGTCGCGGCAGTCTGCGGCATCGACGTAA
- a CDS encoding cytochrome b/b6 domain-containing protein, whose product MAEQIRRVPVWSGWLRVAHWALAGATLLMLVTGWLIANAPTVAAGAAEVHYLGAAVLVFGLALRLFLGFAGKGAERLEHLVPKPSEMTGLRNSALFYLSLGKAPLPNWYAHNPLWKPIYLVWFALLALSALTGWLMPDTPVVGVFYLPRVHQWMANAVFVVTLAHVYSVVLQDLRGQAADTSAMINGHRYFRVEREGLVKPEVPQVSIRIDDLNRK is encoded by the coding sequence ATGGCCGAACAGATCCGCAGAGTCCCGGTTTGGAGCGGCTGGCTGCGTGTGGCGCATTGGGCGCTGGCCGGCGCCACGCTGCTGATGCTGGTAACGGGCTGGTTGATCGCCAATGCCCCGACGGTCGCTGCCGGGGCCGCCGAGGTGCATTACCTGGGGGCCGCTGTGTTGGTGTTCGGCCTGGCGCTGCGCCTGTTTCTCGGTTTTGCCGGCAAGGGCGCCGAACGGCTGGAGCACCTGGTGCCGAAACCTTCGGAGATGACCGGCCTGCGGAACAGCGCCCTGTTTTATCTGTCGCTCGGTAAGGCCCCGCTGCCCAACTGGTACGCCCACAACCCGCTGTGGAAACCGATCTACCTGGTCTGGTTCGCGCTGCTGGCGTTGTCGGCGCTGACCGGGTGGTTGATGCCGGACACACCGGTCGTCGGGGTTTTCTATCTGCCGCGCGTGCACCAGTGGATGGCGAATGCGGTGTTCGTCGTGACGCTGGCACACGTCTACAGCGTGGTGTTGCAGGATCTGCGAGGTCAGGCAGCCGATACCTCGGCGATGATCAACGGCCACCGCTATTTCCGTGTCGAACGTGAGGGCCTGGTCAAACCCGAGGTGCCGCAGGTGTCGATCAGGATCGACGATCTGAACCGGAAATAG
- a CDS encoding NUDIX hydrolase — protein sequence MRAPEQTFSYPYPHPAVTTDVVVFTIREGCLSILLVKRANPPYQGCWALPGGFLDVDEDLDNCAARELQEETGIGGLYLEQLYTFGKTGRDPRERVISVTYYALVPLDAIATPRAASDAAAVGWHAFDALPQLAFDHAEIIAMAHRRLVAKLDYSTIALQFMPESFTLGELQCVYESLLNQPLDKRNFRKRILSLELIEETGKQRRNGKHRPAREYRARHPKRVEIIK from the coding sequence ATGCGCGCACCGGAACAGACCTTCAGCTATCCCTACCCGCACCCCGCGGTAACCACCGACGTGGTCGTATTCACGATCCGCGAGGGGTGTCTGAGCATATTGCTGGTGAAGCGCGCCAACCCGCCCTACCAGGGATGCTGGGCGCTGCCAGGGGGATTCCTCGACGTCGACGAGGACCTGGACAACTGTGCAGCGCGCGAACTTCAGGAGGAAACCGGGATCGGCGGGCTGTACCTGGAGCAGCTCTACACCTTTGGCAAGACAGGTCGCGATCCCCGCGAACGGGTGATCAGCGTGACCTACTACGCGCTGGTCCCTTTGGATGCCATCGCGACACCACGCGCCGCCAGTGATGCGGCAGCCGTGGGTTGGCATGCATTCGATGCACTGCCGCAACTAGCATTCGATCACGCCGAGATCATCGCGATGGCCCACCGCCGGCTGGTCGCCAAACTGGACTACTCGACAATTGCACTGCAGTTCATGCCGGAGTCGTTCACGCTCGGCGAGCTGCAATGCGTCTACGAGTCGCTACTGAACCAACCGCTCGACAAGCGCAATTTCCGCAAGCGCATTTTGTCGTTGGAGTTGATCGAGGAAACCGGTAAACAACGCCGCAATGGCAAACACCGCCCCGCGAGGGAATATCGCGCACGGCACCCGAAACGGGTGGAGATCATCAAATGA
- a CDS encoding TlpA family protein disulfide reductase, translating to MNSPYRLLLIACMTMTLWLQAQADPADFSLNDLDGNPVSLADFRGRWVVVNFWASWCSPCVRELPELSAFQRQNPDVQVLGINFEETSADKAREFLRPFGINFPILMIGNTPLVPFEPLEGLPTTVIVDPGGEIVERHMGPVGASYLKSILQRHQP from the coding sequence ATGAACAGCCCCTACCGCCTGCTCCTGATCGCCTGCATGACGATGACACTCTGGCTGCAGGCCCAGGCCGATCCGGCGGATTTCAGTCTCAACGACCTGGACGGCAATCCGGTCAGCCTCGCCGATTTCCGCGGTCGCTGGGTGGTGGTCAACTTCTGGGCATCCTGGTGCAGCCCCTGCGTGCGCGAGCTGCCTGAGCTGTCTGCGTTCCAACGGCAAAACCCGGACGTTCAGGTGCTGGGTATCAACTTCGAGGAGACTTCGGCCGACAAGGCCCGCGAGTTCCTGCGGCCGTTCGGGATCAATTTTCCGATCCTGATGATCGGCAACACACCGCTGGTGCCGTTCGAGCCGCTCGAAGGACTGCCGACCACCGTGATCGTCGATCCGGGTGGCGAGATCGTCGAGCGACACATGGGTCCGGTAGGCGCGAGCTATCTGAAAAGCATCCTGCAGCGCCACCAGCCCTAG
- the pap gene encoding polyphosphate:AMP phosphotransferase produces MFATAKIGRTLSKEAYKAEVDDLRTALLEAQIALRERNIPVYLIIAGMEGAGKGEVVNALDEWLDARGVNVFAFWEESDEERLRPRAWRFWRAMPRRGEIGVFFGAWYLHPIEQRFTGNWNDAKLDQCLRGIRELERMLINDGAMIVKCWYHFSEKDQRRRLKALARSDRSRWKMLPKKSKFSEQYQRFEEVADRVVRSTDIGRAPWHIIEATDHRYRNMTTGRILLRAMQEAIAQAPHDERRVEDTPSGNNGDMLPSAPEARISLLDRIDLAQTIEREDYRTKLRTLQAELNELAWHAYSQKISTVLVFEGVDAAGKGGAIRRVTQAVDSRLREVIPIAAPTDEEKDHHYLWRFWRHIPRAGRMTVFDRSWYGRVLVERVEGFTNHANWARAYLEINDFEEQMTEAGIIVQKFWLQISNEEQLARFKAREDTPYKRYKITDEDWRNREKWDQYREAVNEMLARTSASHAPWNLIAGNDKRFARIQVLEIVTAALREAMKSSK; encoded by the coding sequence ATGTTCGCTACCGCCAAGATTGGCCGCACCCTCAGCAAGGAGGCCTACAAGGCCGAGGTGGATGATCTGCGCACCGCATTGCTGGAGGCGCAGATAGCGCTACGCGAGCGCAACATACCCGTGTACCTGATCATCGCCGGCATGGAAGGCGCCGGTAAGGGTGAGGTGGTCAACGCGCTCGACGAATGGCTCGACGCGCGTGGCGTGAACGTCTTTGCCTTCTGGGAAGAAAGCGACGAAGAAAGGCTCAGACCGCGGGCGTGGCGATTCTGGCGTGCCATGCCGCGTCGCGGTGAGATCGGCGTTTTCTTCGGCGCCTGGTATCTGCACCCCATCGAACAGCGATTCACCGGCAACTGGAACGACGCGAAGTTGGATCAGTGCCTGCGCGGTATCCGCGAACTCGAACGCATGCTCATCAACGACGGCGCGATGATCGTCAAGTGCTGGTACCACTTCTCGGAGAAGGATCAACGTCGCAGGCTGAAGGCCCTGGCGCGCAGCGATCGAAGCCGCTGGAAGATGCTGCCGAAGAAATCGAAGTTCAGCGAACAGTACCAGCGGTTCGAGGAGGTCGCCGACCGCGTGGTGCGCAGTACCGACATAGGCCGCGCGCCCTGGCACATCATCGAGGCAACCGACCATCGTTACCGCAACATGACCACGGGTCGGATCCTGTTGCGGGCCATGCAGGAAGCGATCGCCCAGGCGCCGCACGATGAACGGCGTGTCGAGGACACCCCCTCCGGCAACAATGGCGACATGTTGCCCAGCGCACCGGAGGCACGCATCTCACTGCTCGACCGGATCGATCTCGCTCAGACGATCGAACGGGAAGACTATCGAACAAAGCTGCGTACACTGCAGGCCGAACTCAACGAGCTGGCGTGGCACGCGTACTCGCAGAAGATCTCGACTGTGCTGGTATTCGAGGGCGTCGACGCGGCCGGAAAAGGTGGCGCGATACGCCGGGTGACCCAGGCGGTCGATTCGCGGTTGCGCGAGGTGATCCCGATCGCCGCGCCGACCGACGAGGAAAAGGACCACCACTACCTGTGGCGCTTCTGGCGACACATACCGCGCGCCGGAAGAATGACGGTGTTCGACCGCTCCTGGTACGGCCGCGTGTTGGTGGAGCGGGTCGAGGGATTCACCAATCACGCCAATTGGGCACGCGCCTACCTCGAGATCAACGACTTCGAGGAACAGATGACCGAGGCCGGGATCATCGTGCAGAAGTTCTGGTTGCAGATCAGCAATGAAGAGCAGCTGGCGCGCTTCAAGGCACGCGAGGACACGCCGTACAAACGCTACAAGATCACCGATGAAGACTGGCGCAACCGGGAAAAATGGGACCAGTATCGCGAGGCGGTCAACGAAATGCTGGCGCGCACAAGCGCAAGCCATGCGCCGTGGAATCTTATTGCCGGCAACGACAAGCGTTTCGCGCGCATCCAGGTGTTGGAGATCGTGACTGCGGCACTGCGTGAGGCGATGAAATCGAGCAAATGA
- a CDS encoding HDOD domain-containing protein produces MDSNSTTYHDLISVQSIPPLPVTAAALLKLAGDPDVEIGDLARAIERDPGLTARLIGIANSVFYAPRRTVVNVHDAIVHVLGLNLVRNMAFGMAVTGALSTDACRRFDLTEYWLIALGTADLASGLARSASPPRSADPDATYLVGLLHNLGELLMAHLWPTKFDAALRLTADGTSGSLEEAERALMGIDHWAAGAFLARHWQLPAIVAEGVTRLGDPLAAASDPPMVRMLRAARKWVVGVTAGHVETLRVAGVEEAQCEYRSGAFLNRYDALTSLAGALGAA; encoded by the coding sequence TTGGATTCGAACAGCACCACCTACCACGACCTGATCAGTGTGCAGTCCATACCGCCACTGCCGGTGACGGCTGCCGCCTTGCTGAAGCTGGCCGGCGATCCCGACGTCGAGATCGGTGACCTCGCGCGGGCGATCGAGCGTGATCCCGGGTTGACCGCGCGCCTCATAGGGATAGCCAATTCGGTGTTCTACGCACCACGCCGGACGGTGGTCAACGTGCACGACGCGATCGTGCACGTGCTCGGTCTCAATCTGGTGCGCAACATGGCGTTCGGCATGGCGGTGACCGGGGCCTTGTCGACCGATGCCTGCCGACGTTTCGACCTCACCGAATACTGGTTGATCGCCCTGGGGACCGCGGACCTCGCGAGCGGCCTTGCGCGCAGCGCGTCGCCGCCGCGGTCGGCAGACCCCGATGCCACCTATCTGGTCGGCCTGCTGCACAATCTTGGCGAACTGCTGATGGCGCACCTGTGGCCGACCAAGTTCGACGCCGCGCTGCGACTCACCGCCGACGGTACGTCCGGCAGCCTCGAAGAGGCCGAACGCGCCCTGATGGGAATCGACCACTGGGCTGCGGGCGCCTTTCTGGCGCGGCATTGGCAGCTGCCCGCGATCGTCGCCGAGGGCGTGACCCGGCTCGGCGACCCCCTGGCCGCGGCGAGCGATCCGCCGATGGTTCGGATGCTGCGGGCGGCGCGCAAATGGGTGGTGGGCGTTACCGCCGGGCATGTCGAGACGTTACGCGTCGCGGGCGTGGAAGAGGCGCAATGCGAGTACCGCTCGGGCGCCTTTCTCAACCGCTATGATGCGTTGACATCGCTCGCCGGCGCGCTCGGCGCCGCGTGA
- a CDS encoding ribonucleotide-diphosphate reductase subunit beta — protein MLNWDDPLAPIKPAAKTPPPSVSMEKESGSQPAKKPATKPTPEVDLRPVNPDDKRVINGMTDINQLAPFKYPWAWEYFLNANRNHWTPLDIGMAQDVHDYHHKLTLEERHVYENVLSYLTTSDILAMRNIGLAVMEKMSAPELQIYQARQVYEESLHTWTYQHCIETIGLNQSEIYNRYRVVPEINGKIQIANRRLNSVLRADIDLTDREELQNFLMAYIFFAGVFEGCWFYNGFSPIFALQRRGLMKGTAEQLQYIMRDEVLHASFGIRVAKQIMLEENIRPDPKALAEMWAECEAAEEAYASYILRDPILGYSKEDHVGQYRFIANRRARNLGFDEPYPGAEPTLSWLDEQANLRKEKNFFETRVTEYQAGGLKWE, from the coding sequence ATGTTGAATTGGGACGATCCACTCGCGCCGATCAAGCCAGCGGCCAAGACCCCGCCACCGTCGGTGTCAATGGAAAAGGAGTCGGGTTCACAGCCAGCCAAAAAGCCGGCTACCAAACCGACTCCCGAAGTAGACCTGCGTCCGGTGAATCCGGACGACAAGCGGGTCATCAACGGCATGACCGACATCAACCAGCTGGCACCGTTCAAGTATCCGTGGGCCTGGGAGTACTTCCTCAACGCCAACCGCAACCACTGGACGCCGCTCGATATCGGCATGGCCCAGGACGTACACGACTATCACCACAAGCTGACGCTCGAGGAGCGTCACGTGTATGAGAACGTGCTTTCGTACCTGACCACGTCCGACATCCTGGCGATGCGCAACATCGGCCTGGCAGTGATGGAAAAGATGTCGGCGCCGGAGCTGCAGATCTACCAGGCTCGTCAGGTGTACGAGGAATCGCTGCATACCTGGACCTACCAGCACTGTATCGAAACGATCGGTCTGAACCAGAGCGAGATCTACAACCGCTACCGCGTGGTGCCGGAAATCAACGGCAAGATCCAGATCGCCAATCGCCGGCTGAACTCGGTACTGCGCGCCGACATCGACCTGACCGATCGCGAAGAACTGCAGAACTTCCTGATGGCCTATATCTTCTTCGCCGGGGTGTTCGAAGGCTGCTGGTTCTACAACGGTTTCAGCCCGATCTTCGCATTGCAGCGCCGTGGCCTGATGAAAGGTACCGCAGAACAGTTGCAGTACATCATGCGCGATGAGGTATTGCATGCCTCGTTCGGTATCCGCGTCGCCAAGCAGATAATGCTCGAAGAAAACATCCGCCCCGACCCCAAGGCATTGGCCGAGATGTGGGCCGAATGCGAGGCCGCGGAAGAGGCCTACGCCAGCTACATCCTGCGCGACCCGATCCTCGGGTACAGCAAGGAGGACCACGTCGGCCAGTACCGCTTCATCGCCAACCGGCGCGCCCGCAATCTCGGTTTCGACGAGCCATACCCGGGTGCCGAGCCGACGTTGAGCTGGCTCGATGAGCAGGCCAACCTGCGCAAGGAGAAAAACTTCTTCGAGACCCGCGTAACGGAATACCAGGCCGGCGGGCTGAAGTGGGAATGA
- the nadA gene encoding quinolinate synthase NadA has protein sequence MSVQPIHPHHRLPHIEVPKHPVWPILSAKEKDAIKGRIKDLLKANNAVLVAHYYVDGDLQELAEETGGCVADSLEMARYGTKTDADTLVVCGVRFMGETAKILNPEKRVLMPDLGATCSLDEGCPADLFNAFCDAHPDHTVVVYANTSAAVKARADWMVTSGIALPIVRHLHAQGEKILWAPDRHLGHYVQMQTGADMLIWKGSCVVHEEFKGFALERLKRLHPDAAVLVHPESPQEVLELADVVGSTTALIKAVAQLPNEEFIVATDDGIFWKMHQMAPNKKLLSAPTAGAGATCESCAHCPWMAMNALQNLEQVLIDGSNTISIDPDVRNRAVMSIQRMLDFAAEHGISGALPKK, from the coding sequence ATGAGCGTACAACCCATTCATCCGCACCACAGGCTGCCGCACATCGAAGTGCCCAAGCATCCTGTATGGCCGATCCTCTCTGCAAAAGAGAAGGACGCCATCAAGGGCCGCATAAAGGACCTGCTGAAGGCCAACAACGCCGTGCTGGTCGCGCACTACTACGTGGATGGCGACCTACAGGAACTCGCCGAGGAAACCGGCGGTTGCGTCGCCGATTCGCTGGAGATGGCACGCTATGGTACGAAGACCGACGCCGATACGTTGGTGGTTTGCGGCGTGCGTTTCATGGGCGAGACGGCAAAAATACTCAATCCGGAGAAGCGTGTACTGATGCCCGACCTCGGTGCGACCTGCTCGCTCGACGAGGGTTGCCCGGCCGATCTGTTCAATGCGTTTTGCGACGCCCATCCGGACCACACCGTGGTGGTCTACGCAAACACCAGTGCCGCGGTGAAAGCGCGCGCGGACTGGATGGTCACTTCGGGGATCGCATTGCCGATCGTCCGTCACCTGCACGCGCAGGGTGAGAAGATCCTCTGGGCACCGGACAGGCACCTCGGGCACTATGTGCAGATGCAGACCGGCGCAGACATGCTGATCTGGAAAGGTAGCTGCGTCGTTCACGAAGAGTTCAAGGGCTTCGCGCTGGAACGCCTCAAGCGACTGCACCCGGATGCCGCCGTGCTGGTCCACCCTGAATCACCGCAGGAGGTGCTCGAACTGGCCGATGTCGTCGGCTCGACGACTGCGCTGATCAAGGCAGTCGCGCAGTTACCGAACGAGGAATTCATCGTAGCGACCGACGACGGCATCTTTTGGAAGATGCACCAGATGGCGCCGAACAAGAAACTGCTTTCCGCGCCAACCGCCGGGGCCGGTGCCACCTGTGAGTCGTGTGCACACTGCCCCTGGATGGCGATGAACGCACTGCAGAATCTGGAGCAGGTATTGATTGACGGCAGCAACACGATCAGCATCGACCCAGACGTGCGAAACCGCGCCGTGATGTCCATTCAAAGGATGCTCGACTTTGCCGCTGAACACGGCATCAGCGGCGCCCTTCCAAAAAAATAA
- a CDS encoding SirB2 family protein, giving the protein MPGGDHQTLRVIHQTCALLSIVGFAWRGGLMLAGSSMLTHRWMRRWPHLIDTLLLLSGVWMVFDLHLHPGNSPWLAAKLAALLIYIALGFVALRLGKTYRVRAAAFVAAISCFAFIVAVAVTRTPWPW; this is encoded by the coding sequence ATCCCCGGGGGCGATCACCAGACGCTGCGAGTCATCCATCAGACGTGCGCGTTGCTGTCGATCGTAGGCTTCGCATGGCGCGGTGGATTGATGTTGGCGGGATCGTCGATGCTGACGCATCGCTGGATGCGTCGCTGGCCGCACCTGATCGATACGCTGCTGTTGCTCAGCGGCGTATGGATGGTGTTCGATCTGCATCTCCATCCAGGCAACAGCCCCTGGCTGGCCGCCAAGCTGGCAGCATTGCTCATCTATATCGCACTGGGATTCGTCGCGCTGCGCCTGGGCAAGACGTACCGGGTGCGCGCCGCCGCCTTCGTCGCAGCGATTTCCTGCTTCGCATTTATTGTTGCAGTGGCGGTCACGCGCACGCCCTGGCCGTGGTGA
- a CDS encoding ribonucleoside-diphosphate reductase subunit alpha, which produces MTIEVTPLHGGTENIAARPSESADAEAGPELNANAPGGLRVIRRNGKVTGFDANKIAVAMTKAFLAVEGGNAAASGRVHDLVQELTVQLADALKRRNPAGGTIHIEDIQDQVELALMRSGEHKVARAYVLYREEQTRKRAEESAKKQTKKEEHLVNITLADGSTRPLDVARLRKLVTEACAGLEAVTSESILDDTCRNLFDGVKERDVSQALVMSARTLIEKEPNYSHAAARLLLDMLRREVLAFLGMDTGIATQQEMGERYAEYFATYIKRGSDLELLDKRLTQYDLARLGAALKPERDLQFTYLGLQTLYDRYFIHSNGTRFELPQAFFMRVAMGLAINEIDREGRAIEFYDLLSSFDFMSSTPTLFNSGTLRPQLSSCYLTTVPDDLDGIYSAIKDNALLSKFAGGLGNDWTRVRGMGAHIKGTNGKSQGVVPFLKVANDTAVAVNQGGKRKGAVCAYLETWHIDIEEFLDLRKNTGDDRRRTHDMNTANWIPDLFMKRVAEEGTWTLFSPDEAGDLHDLTGHAFEEAYLRYEDKAKRGEMNVAKTLKANDLWRKMLGMLFETGHPWMAFKDPCNVRYTNQHVGVVHSSNLCTEITLHTNDNEVAVCNLGSVNLAAHVDDNGLNVAKLQKTIGTAMRMLDNVIEYNYYSVPQARSSNLRHRPVGLGIMGFQDALYKLRLPYASDEAVTFADRSMEAVSYFAIQASTDLAEERGRYNSFEGSLWSQGILPIDSLGNLAEQRGSYLQVDDSRTLDWETLRERVMTIGMRNSNTMAIAPTATISNICGVSQSIEPTYQNLFVKSNLSGEFTVVNPYLVRDLKALDLWDPVMVNDLKYYDGSVQPISRIPDEVKSLYATAFETDPRWLVEAASRRQKWIDQAQSLNLYMSEPSGKKLDNLYKLAWVRGLKTTYYLRSMGATHVEKSTMDDSSRSNKLSAVGGSYQGLSAADTGTGAPKACSILDPDCEACQ; this is translated from the coding sequence ATGACCATCGAAGTCACCCCATTGCATGGCGGCACAGAGAACATCGCCGCCCGCCCGAGCGAATCCGCAGACGCAGAAGCCGGGCCGGAACTCAACGCCAATGCACCGGGTGGGCTGCGGGTGATCCGCCGCAACGGCAAGGTCACCGGTTTCGATGCAAACAAGATCGCTGTCGCGATGACCAAGGCCTTCCTGGCCGTCGAGGGCGGCAATGCCGCCGCCTCGGGACGCGTGCACGACCTTGTCCAGGAGCTGACCGTCCAGCTCGCGGACGCGCTCAAGCGCCGCAATCCGGCCGGCGGCACCATCCATATCGAAGACATCCAGGACCAGGTGGAACTGGCACTGATGCGTTCCGGCGAGCACAAAGTGGCGCGCGCCTACGTGCTGTACCGCGAAGAGCAGACCCGCAAACGCGCCGAGGAATCCGCGAAGAAACAGACCAAGAAAGAAGAACACCTGGTCAATATCACGCTCGCCGACGGCTCCACTCGCCCGCTCGACGTGGCACGCCTGCGCAAGCTGGTGACCGAAGCCTGCGCCGGCCTGGAGGCGGTGACGTCCGAGTCCATCCTCGACGATACCTGCCGCAATCTGTTCGACGGCGTGAAAGAGCGCGATGTCTCGCAGGCATTGGTGATGAGTGCCCGCACGCTGATCGAGAAAGAACCAAACTACTCGCACGCCGCCGCACGCCTGTTGCTCGACATGCTGCGGCGTGAGGTCCTCGCATTTCTCGGCATGGATACCGGGATCGCCACCCAGCAGGAGATGGGCGAACGCTACGCCGAGTATTTCGCAACCTACATCAAGCGTGGATCCGATCTCGAACTGCTCGACAAGCGGCTCACGCAATACGACCTGGCGCGCCTCGGTGCGGCACTCAAGCCGGAGCGCGACCTGCAGTTCACCTATCTCGGCCTGCAGACGCTGTACGACCGTTACTTCATCCACTCCAATGGCACGCGGTTCGAGCTGCCGCAGGCATTCTTCATGCGTGTCGCGATGGGCCTGGCGATCAACGAGATCGACCGCGAGGGGCGCGCGATCGAGTTCTATGATCTGCTGTCGAGCTTCGATTTCATGAGTTCGACGCCGACGCTGTTCAACTCGGGAACGCTGCGTCCGCAGCTTTCAAGCTGCTATCTGACCACGGTACCGGACGATCTCGACGGCATCTACAGCGCGATCAAGGACAACGCCCTTTTGTCCAAGTTCGCCGGTGGCCTGGGCAACGACTGGACGCGGGTGCGCGGCATGGGCGCCCACATCAAGGGCACGAACGGCAAATCGCAGGGCGTAGTCCCCTTCCTCAAGGTGGCCAACGACACCGCGGTCGCGGTGAACCAGGGTGGCAAACGCAAAGGCGCCGTGTGCGCCTACCTCGAGACCTGGCACATCGATATCGAGGAATTTCTGGATCTGCGCAAGAACACCGGTGACGACCGCCGCCGCACGCACGATATGAACACGGCGAACTGGATACCCGACCTGTTCATGAAGCGGGTCGCCGAAGAAGGCACCTGGACCCTGTTCTCGCCCGACGAGGCCGGCGATCTGCACGACCTGACCGGTCACGCTTTCGAAGAGGCCTATCTGCGTTACGAAGACAAGGCCAAACGCGGCGAAATGAATGTCGCCAAGACGCTCAAGGCCAACGATCTGTGGCGCAAGATGCTCGGCATGTTGTTCGAGACCGGGCATCCCTGGATGGCGTTCAAGGACCCGTGCAACGTGCGCTATACCAACCAGCACGTAGGTGTCGTGCACAGCTCGAACCTGTGCACCGAGATCACCCTGCACACCAACGACAACGAGGTCGCGGTATGCAACCTCGGCTCGGTGAACCTCGCCGCGCACGTCGACGACAACGGTCTGAATGTCGCGAAACTGCAGAAGACCATCGGCACTGCGATGCGCATGCTCGACAACGTGATCGAGTACAACTATTACAGCGTACCGCAGGCGCGCAGCTCGAACCTGCGTCACCGTCCGGTCGGACTGGGCATCATGGGATTCCAGGATGCGCTGTACAAGCTGCGTCTGCCCTACGCGAGCGACGAGGCCGTTACCTTTGCCGACCGCTCAATGGAGGCGGTTTCGTACTTCGCGATCCAGGCATCGACCGATCTCGCCGAGGAGCGCGGCCGCTACAACAGCTTCGAAGGCTCGCTTTGGAGTCAGGGCATACTGCCGATCGATTCGCTCGGCAACCTCGCCGAACAGCGTGGCAGCTATCTGCAGGTCGACGACAGCCGCACGCTCGATTGGGAAACGCTGCGCGAGCGGGTCATGACGATCGGCATGCGTAACTCCAACACCATGGCCATCGCGCCGACCGCGACGATATCGAACATCTGCGGGGTCAGCCAGTCGATCGAACCGACGTACCAGAACCTGTTCGTCAAATCGAACCTGTCGGGCGAGTTCACTGTGGTCAATCCGTACCTGGTGCGCGATCTGAAGGCGCTCGACCTGTGGGATCCGGTCATGGTCAACGACCTCAAGTACTACGACGGTTCGGTGCAGCCGATCAGCCGCATACCGGATGAGGTCAAATCGCTGTACGCCACCGCATTCGAGACCGACCCGCGCTGGCTGGTGGAGGCCGCGAGCCGCCGACAGAAGTGGATCGACCAGGCTCAGAGCCTGAACCTCTATATGTCGGAACCGTCCGGCAAGAAGCTCGACAACCTCTACAAACTGGCCTGGGTGCGTGGACTCAAGACGACCTACTACCTGCGGTCAATGGGTGCGACCCATGTCGAGAAATCGACCATGGACGACAGCAGCCGCTCCAACAAGCTGAGTGCCGTCGGTGGCAGCTATCAGGGCCTGTCGGCCGCCGATACCGGAACTGGTGCGCCCAAGGCGTGCAGCATCCTCGACCCCGACTGTGAAGCCTGCCAGTAA